Proteins from a genomic interval of Leifsonia shinshuensis:
- the sufB gene encoding Fe-S cluster assembly protein SufB: MSDILIDRPELASLGQYEFGWADSDAAGASARRGLGPEVVTDISHLKNEPEWMLQRRLKALQLFERKPMPTWGADLSEIDFDNIKYFVRSTEKQAQSWEDLPEDIRNTYEKLGIPEAERQRLVAGVAAQYESEVVYHQIREDLEEQGVIFLDTDTALREHPEIFQEYFGTVIPAGDNKFAALNTAVWSGGSFVYVPKGVHVEIPLQAYFRINTENMGQFERTLIIADEGSYVHYIEGCTAPIYKSDSLHSAVVEIIVKKNARVRYTTIQNWSNNVYNLVTKRATAAEGATMEWIDGNIGSKVTMKYPSIYLMGEHAKGETLSVAFAGPGQHQDAGAKMIHMAPYTQSSIVSKSIARGGGRAGYRGEVRVDANAHHAANTVRCDALLVDTISRSDTYPAIDIRVDDVQLGHEATVSRVSEEQLFYLMSRGLPEDEAMAMIVRGFIEPIARELPMEYALELNKLIEMGMEGSVG; this comes from the coding sequence ATGTCAGACATCCTGATCGACCGGCCGGAACTCGCGAGCCTCGGGCAGTACGAGTTCGGCTGGGCGGACTCCGACGCGGCGGGAGCGTCCGCGCGTCGAGGGCTCGGCCCCGAGGTGGTGACCGACATCTCCCATCTCAAGAACGAGCCCGAGTGGATGCTGCAGCGCCGCCTCAAGGCCCTCCAGCTCTTCGAGCGCAAGCCGATGCCGACCTGGGGCGCCGATCTCTCCGAGATCGACTTCGACAACATCAAGTACTTCGTCCGCTCCACGGAGAAGCAGGCCCAGAGCTGGGAGGACCTGCCCGAGGATATCCGCAACACCTACGAGAAGCTCGGCATCCCCGAGGCCGAGCGCCAGCGCCTCGTCGCCGGTGTCGCCGCGCAGTACGAGTCCGAGGTCGTCTACCACCAGATCCGCGAGGACCTGGAGGAGCAGGGTGTCATCTTCCTCGACACCGACACCGCTCTGCGCGAGCACCCGGAGATCTTCCAGGAGTACTTCGGCACGGTCATCCCGGCCGGTGACAACAAGTTCGCCGCGCTCAACACGGCCGTCTGGTCCGGCGGCTCCTTCGTGTACGTGCCCAAGGGCGTCCACGTCGAGATCCCGCTGCAGGCGTACTTCCGGATCAACACGGAGAACATGGGCCAGTTCGAGCGCACGCTGATCATCGCCGACGAGGGCAGCTACGTGCATTACATCGAGGGCTGCACGGCCCCGATCTACAAGTCCGACTCGCTGCACTCCGCGGTCGTCGAGATCATCGTCAAGAAGAACGCCCGCGTGCGCTACACGACGATCCAGAACTGGTCGAACAACGTCTACAACCTCGTCACCAAGCGCGCCACGGCCGCCGAGGGCGCGACGATGGAGTGGATCGACGGCAACATCGGCTCCAAGGTGACGATGAAGTACCCGTCGATCTACCTGATGGGGGAGCACGCCAAGGGCGAGACCCTCTCGGTCGCCTTCGCGGGCCCCGGCCAGCACCAGGATGCCGGCGCGAAGATGATCCACATGGCGCCGTACACGCAGTCCTCGATCGTCTCCAAGTCGATCGCCCGCGGCGGAGGCCGTGCCGGCTACCGCGGCGAGGTCCGGGTGGACGCCAACGCGCACCACGCCGCCAACACCGTGCGCTGCGACGCCCTGCTGGTCGACACGATCTCCCGGTCCGACACGTACCCGGCGATCGACATCCGCGTCGACGACGTGCAGCTCGGCCACGAGGCCACGGTCTCCCGCGTGAGCGAGGAGCAGCTGTTCTACCTGATGTCCCGGGGGCTCCCGGAGGACGAGGCCATGGCGATGATCGTCCGCGGCTTCATCGAGCCGATCGCTCGCGAGCTCCCGATGGAATACGCACTCGAACTCAACAAGCTCATCGAGATGGGCATGGAAGGCTCTGTCGGCTGA
- the sufD gene encoding Fe-S cluster assembly protein SufD codes for MTTPSTPTQTQDSPAPAPTHMRAPVPVQTRSERFTSTQVADFPDVTGREVMWKHTPVARLAELISGELDGSPYVFDLTPAPGVTASWIARDDARIGAAGIPEDRASANAWTNFEQALLVSVSGDDVKEATLTRAALGGPARAAHTVVEVAPGAHATLILQNSGPAHLTENVEFLLGANANLTVVSVQEWDDDALHVAAHFAELAEGARIKHVAVTLGGGVVRLNPSAHLAGARADAELLGAYFADASQHLEQQVYVHHDGPETRSRVTYKGALQGEGARTVWIGDVLIGPKAVGTDTYEQNRNLVLTDGARADSVPNLEIETGDIVGAGHASATGRFDDEQLFYLQSRGIPEDEARRLVVRGFLFEIVQQIGSPALQERLQSAIEAELAVSVTAAS; via the coding sequence ATGACGACCCCCAGCACACCGACGCAGACCCAGGACTCGCCCGCGCCGGCTCCTACGCACATGCGCGCGCCCGTCCCGGTGCAGACCCGCTCCGAGCGGTTCACCTCCACCCAGGTCGCGGACTTCCCGGACGTGACCGGCCGCGAGGTCATGTGGAAGCACACCCCGGTCGCCCGCCTCGCCGAGCTCATCTCGGGCGAGCTGGACGGCTCGCCGTACGTCTTCGACCTCACCCCGGCTCCCGGCGTGACGGCCTCGTGGATCGCCCGCGACGACGCCCGCATCGGCGCCGCCGGCATCCCGGAGGACCGCGCCTCGGCGAACGCCTGGACGAACTTCGAGCAGGCGCTGCTCGTGTCCGTCTCCGGCGACGACGTCAAGGAGGCCACCCTCACGCGCGCTGCGCTCGGCGGTCCCGCCCGTGCGGCGCACACCGTCGTGGAGGTCGCCCCCGGCGCCCACGCCACGCTCATCCTGCAGAACAGCGGTCCGGCGCACCTGACCGAGAACGTCGAGTTCCTGCTCGGCGCGAACGCGAACCTCACCGTCGTCTCGGTGCAGGAGTGGGACGACGACGCGCTGCACGTCGCGGCGCACTTCGCCGAACTGGCCGAGGGCGCGCGCATCAAGCACGTCGCCGTCACGCTCGGCGGCGGCGTCGTCCGGCTCAACCCGTCGGCGCACCTGGCCGGCGCCCGGGCCGACGCCGAGCTGCTCGGCGCGTACTTCGCCGACGCCTCGCAGCACCTGGAGCAGCAGGTCTACGTCCACCACGACGGCCCGGAGACCCGCAGCCGCGTCACCTACAAGGGCGCGCTGCAGGGCGAGGGCGCGCGCACGGTGTGGATCGGCGACGTTCTGATCGGCCCGAAGGCCGTCGGAACCGACACCTACGAGCAGAACCGCAACCTGGTGCTCACCGACGGCGCCCGCGCCGACTCGGTGCCCAACCTCGAGATCGAGACGGGCGACATCGTCGGCGCCGGCCACGCCAGCGCCACCGGACGCTTCGACGACGAGCAGCTCTTCTACCTGCAGTCGCGCGGCATCCCGGAGGACGAGGCGCGCCGCCTGGTCGTCCGCGGCTTCCTGTTCGAGATCGTCCAGCAGATCGGCTCGCCCGCGCTCCAGGAGCGCCTGCAGTCCGCGATCGAGGCCGAGCTCGCGGTGTCCGTCACGGCGGCGAGCTGA
- a CDS encoding non-heme iron oxygenase ferredoxin subunit has product MAGSRVASVAELVENQATRVVVDGVPIAIVKDSAGDIHAIGDTCTHGEISLAEGFIEGETLECWAHGSQFSLLTGKPLNLPAYEPVPVFQVEVIDGDVYIDPTVTKEIH; this is encoded by the coding sequence ATGGCGGGCTCCCGCGTCGCCTCGGTGGCCGAGCTGGTCGAGAACCAGGCCACCCGCGTGGTCGTGGACGGCGTCCCGATCGCGATCGTCAAGGACTCCGCCGGCGACATCCACGCTATCGGCGACACCTGCACGCACGGCGAGATCTCCCTCGCCGAGGGCTTCATCGAGGGCGAGACGCTGGAGTGCTGGGCGCACGGCTCCCAGTTCTCGCTCCTCACGGGCAAGCCGCTCAACCTGCCGGCCTACGAGCCGGTCCCCGTCTTCCAGGTCGAGGTCATCGACGGAGACGTCTACATCGACCCGACCGTCACGAAAGAGATTCACTAA
- the sufC gene encoding Fe-S cluster assembly ATPase SufC produces MSVLEIRDLHVTVETDQGTKPILNGVDLTIREGEIHAIMGPNGSGKSTLAYTIAGHPKYTVTGGTITLDGEDVLAMTVDERARAGLFLAMQYPVEIPGVTNTNFLRTAKTAIDGQAPAIRTWVKDVRETMGQLRMDSSFAERNVNEGFSGGEKKRNEILQLELLKPKFAVLDETDSGLDVDALKVVSEGVNRAKANTGLGILLITHYTRILRYIKPDFVHVFVAGRVAEEGGPELADRLEEEGYDRFVDAPESASAAAAELAEA; encoded by the coding sequence ATGTCAGTCCTCGAGATCCGCGACCTGCACGTCACCGTCGAGACGGACCAGGGCACCAAGCCCATCCTCAACGGTGTCGACCTGACCATCCGCGAGGGTGAGATCCACGCCATCATGGGCCCCAACGGCTCGGGCAAGTCCACCCTCGCGTACACGATCGCCGGCCACCCGAAGTACACGGTCACCGGCGGCACCATCACGCTCGACGGCGAGGACGTCCTCGCGATGACCGTCGACGAGCGCGCCCGCGCCGGCCTCTTCCTCGCGATGCAGTACCCGGTCGAGATCCCCGGCGTGACCAACACCAACTTCCTCCGCACCGCCAAGACCGCGATCGACGGCCAGGCGCCCGCCATCCGCACCTGGGTGAAGGACGTCCGCGAGACGATGGGCCAGCTCCGGATGGACTCCTCGTTCGCCGAGCGCAACGTCAACGAGGGCTTCTCGGGCGGCGAGAAGAAGCGCAACGAGATCCTGCAGCTCGAGCTGCTCAAGCCGAAGTTCGCGGTTCTGGACGAGACCGACTCCGGCCTCGACGTCGACGCGCTCAAGGTCGTCTCGGAGGGCGTCAACCGGGCCAAGGCCAACACCGGCCTCGGCATCCTGCTGATCACCCACTACACGCGCATCCTCCGCTACATCAAGCCGGACTTCGTGCACGTCTTCGTCGCCGGCCGCGTGGCCGAGGAGGGCGGCCCCGAGCTCGCCGACCGCCTGGAGGAGGAGGGCTACGACCGCTTCGTCGACGCCCCCGAGTCCGCGTCCGCCGCCGCGGCCGAACTGGCCGAGGCCTGA
- a CDS encoding metal-sulfur cluster assembly factor: MPATLSPALFDQVEEALKNVMDPELGINVVDLGLIYDLAWDEENNALIISMTLTSAGCPLTDVLEEQTAESLDGIVEAFRINWVWMPPWGPERITDDGRDMMRALGFAI, from the coding sequence ATGCCCGCCACGCTGAGCCCGGCGCTCTTCGACCAGGTCGAAGAGGCGCTGAAGAACGTCATGGACCCGGAGCTCGGGATCAATGTCGTCGACCTGGGCCTCATCTACGACCTGGCCTGGGACGAGGAGAACAACGCCCTCATCATCTCGATGACGCTCACGAGCGCCGGCTGCCCGCTCACCGACGTGCTCGAGGAGCAGACCGCCGAGAGCCTCGACGGCATCGTGGAGGCGTTCCGCATCAACTGGGTGTGGATGCCGCCGTGGGGCCCCGAGCGGATCACCGACGACGGCCGCGACATGATGCGAGCCCTCGGCTTCGCCATCTGA
- a CDS encoding ATP-binding cassette domain-containing protein: MLAVHDLELRVGARLLMEDVSFRVADGDKIGLVGRNGAGKTTLTKVLAGDLLPTAGKVDRSGELGYLPQDPRSGNLEDLARTRILDARGLGSIVLGMQQATHDMASDDAEVSAAAMKKYGRLEEQFHMHGGYAAEAEAASIASNLNLPDRILDQPLKTLSGGQRRRIELARILFSDARTMILDEPTNHLDADSIVWLRDFLKNYSGGFIVISHDVELVGETVNRVFYLDANRQVIDIYNMGWKNYQRQRAADEERRKKERANAEKKASALQLQAAKFGAKATKAAAAHQMVARAEKLLAGLDEVRQVDRVAKLRFPTPAACGRTPLAASDLSKSYGSLEIFTAVDLAIDRGSKVVVLGLNGAGKTTLLRMLAGVDKPDTGMVEPGHGLRIGYYAQEHETIDVERSVLQNMVSSSPNLTETEARKVLGSFLFTGDDAHKPAGVLSGGEKTRLALAMIVVSGANVLLLDEPTNNLDPASREEILDALAHYEGAVVLVSHDEGAVEALNPERVLILPDGVEDHWNRDYLDLISLA; this comes from the coding sequence GTGCTTGCCGTGCACGATCTTGAACTGCGTGTGGGAGCGCGCCTGCTGATGGAGGACGTCAGCTTCCGCGTGGCCGACGGCGACAAGATCGGGCTGGTCGGCCGCAACGGCGCCGGCAAGACCACCCTGACCAAGGTGCTCGCCGGCGACCTCCTGCCGACCGCGGGCAAGGTCGACCGCTCCGGCGAGCTCGGCTACCTCCCGCAGGACCCGCGCTCCGGCAACCTCGAAGACCTCGCGCGCACGCGCATCCTCGACGCCCGGGGCCTCGGCTCGATCGTCCTCGGCATGCAGCAGGCCACGCACGACATGGCGAGCGACGACGCCGAGGTCTCCGCGGCGGCCATGAAGAAGTACGGCCGGCTGGAGGAGCAGTTCCACATGCACGGCGGGTACGCCGCCGAGGCGGAGGCGGCGTCCATCGCGTCCAACCTCAACCTGCCGGACCGCATCCTCGACCAGCCGCTGAAGACCCTCTCGGGCGGTCAGCGCCGCCGGATCGAGCTGGCGCGCATCCTGTTCTCCGACGCGCGCACGATGATCCTCGACGAGCCGACGAACCACCTCGACGCCGACTCGATCGTCTGGCTGCGGGACTTCCTCAAGAACTACTCCGGCGGCTTCATCGTGATCTCGCACGATGTGGAGCTGGTCGGCGAGACCGTCAACCGCGTCTTCTACCTGGACGCCAACCGCCAGGTCATCGACATCTACAACATGGGCTGGAAGAACTACCAGCGCCAGCGCGCCGCGGACGAGGAGCGCCGCAAGAAGGAGCGCGCCAACGCCGAGAAGAAGGCCAGCGCCCTCCAGCTGCAGGCCGCCAAGTTCGGCGCGAAGGCCACCAAGGCCGCGGCCGCGCACCAGATGGTCGCCCGCGCGGAGAAGCTGCTCGCCGGGCTGGACGAGGTGCGCCAGGTGGACCGGGTGGCCAAGCTGCGCTTCCCGACCCCGGCGGCGTGCGGCAGGACGCCGCTGGCGGCCTCCGACCTGTCCAAGAGCTACGGTTCGCTGGAGATCTTCACCGCCGTCGACCTCGCGATCGACCGCGGGTCCAAGGTCGTCGTCCTCGGCCTGAACGGCGCCGGCAAGACCACGCTGCTGCGGATGCTCGCGGGCGTGGACAAGCCCGACACCGGCATGGTGGAGCCGGGCCACGGCCTCCGGATCGGCTACTACGCCCAGGAGCACGAGACCATCGACGTCGAGCGCTCCGTGCTGCAGAACATGGTGTCGTCGTCACCGAACCTGACCGAGACCGAGGCGCGCAAGGTGCTCGGCTCGTTCCTGTTCACCGGCGACGACGCGCACAAGCCGGCCGGAGTGCTCTCCGGCGGTGAGAAGACCCGGCTCGCGCTGGCGATGATCGTCGTCTCCGGCGCGAACGTCCTGCTGCTGGACGAGCCGACCAACAACCTCGACCCGGCCAGCCGCGAGGAGATCCTCGACGCACTCGCGCACTACGAGGGCGCCGTCGTGCTGGTCAGCCACGACGAGGGCGCCGTGGAGGCGCTCAACCCCGAGCGCGTCCTCATCCTCCCCGACGGCGTCGAGGACCACTGGAACCGCGACTACCTCGACCTGATCTCGCTGGCCTAG